A single genomic interval of Candidatus Thermodiscus eudorianus harbors:
- a CDS encoding exosome complex RNA-binding protein Csl4 has translation MSQSLRRFSEREVLPGEELASIEEFIPGSGTYVDEEAGVVRAAVRGTARYNMAVRVVEVIPLKRLRIPRAGSSAVGMVMQVRHDVVLVELYGEVRLQPGPAWLYEYSGRFLGAIPISNISEEYVKNIEDYYRRGDIVLVKVLNNTNPYHLTTVEPPYGVLYAECSRCGALLEPVNPRSMKCPKCGHVEKRKVSILASSKILRLELRRTLVSPIR, from the coding sequence ATGTCGCAGTCTTTGAGAAGATTTAGCGAGAGGGAGGTGCTCCCGGGCGAGGAGCTAGCGTCGATCGAGGAATTCATACCGGGCAGTGGCACTTATGTCGATGAAGAGGCAGGTGTTGTGAGGGCCGCGGTTAGGGGTACTGCACGCTATAATATGGCTGTGAGGGTAGTTGAGGTCATCCCTCTCAAGAGGCTTAGGATCCCTCGGGCAGGCTCTTCTGCCGTTGGCATGGTCATGCAGGTTCGGCATGACGTCGTGCTCGTCGAGTTGTATGGAGAGGTGAGGCTGCAGCCGGGGCCGGCATGGCTCTACGAGTATAGCGGCAGGTTCCTCGGCGCCATACCTATATCTAACATTAGCGAGGAGTATGTGAAGAACATCGAGGACTACTACAGGAGAGGCGATATAGTCCTCGTCAAAGTCCTAAACAACACTAACCCCTACCATTTAACCACCGTCGAGCCACCCTATGGAGTACTCTACGCGGAGTGCTCCAGGTGTGGAGCCCTGCTGGAGCCTGTGAACCCGCGTAGCATGAAATGCCCCAAGTGCGGTCACGTCGAGAAGAGGAAAGTATCGATACTGGCCTCCTCCAAGATACTGCGCCTGGAGCTCAGGAGGACGCTCGTCTCCCCAATAAGGTGA
- a CDS encoding DUF2067 domain-containing protein, translated as MARKRVFIVKLPPLALQDIDKFMERLSKHLIGDPVLIKYKNGALRVEVYGGDVLARKTRIGIKKVLEEFTQREVRGRSLRVIPARSIYREAGVAIPLDVLELVLRINGYEARVTEEGLESSAPVDEVFVYAGEIGRLLESLSTLEASRTAKKLFLAVASLTGASPLEIIDAGFNLDVLEEDDEGKLFVRGDWREAVKKVVSELGKGGFG; from the coding sequence ATGGCTAGGAAGCGGGTCTTCATAGTGAAGCTTCCACCGCTCGCGCTCCAGGACATCGACAAGTTCATGGAGAGGCTCTCCAAGCACCTCATAGGCGATCCAGTGCTCATCAAGTACAAAAATGGAGCGCTCCGAGTCGAGGTTTACGGGGGCGACGTGCTTGCAAGGAAGACCCGCATCGGCATAAAGAAGGTCCTGGAGGAGTTCACGCAAAGGGAGGTCCGTGGGAGGAGCCTACGCGTCATACCGGCTAGATCGATTTACAGAGAGGCTGGAGTGGCCATACCCCTCGACGTCCTAGAGCTTGTGCTGAGGATCAACGGCTATGAGGCCAGGGTCACCGAGGAGGGCCTAGAGTCTAGTGCCCCGGTCGACGAGGTGTTCGTGTATGCTGGCGAGATAGGGAGGCTTCTAGAGTCCCTATCAACGCTTGAAGCCTCCAGGACCGCCAAGAAGTTATTCCTGGCGGTGGCATCCCTCACCGGAGCCAGTCCTTTGGAGATAATAGACGCGGGCTTCAACCTTGATGTGCTAGAGGAGGACGATGAGGGCAAGCTATTCGTGAGAGGCGATTGGAGGGAAGCAGTAAAAAAGGTGGTTTCTGAACTGGGGAAGGGAGGGTTTGGGTAG